In the genome of Sinobacterium caligoides, one region contains:
- the rapA gene encoding RNA polymerase-associated protein RapA, which produces MMQFVIGQRWISHSEAKLGLGFIKEIHDRQLIVSFPAAAEERIYAAHSAPLSRIRYKVGDSICDLDEQHFTVTGVSEDAGLISYSVVDSDDQASELDELELSCFIAFTTPQQRLFSGQFDRNGAYMLRAATLEHIARLQQSPVQGLLGSRTSLLPHQLYIASEVASRYAPRVLLADEVGLGKTIEAGMILHQQLHTGLASRILITVPDTLMHQWLVEMLRRFNLRFSIFNQERYDALREAGEGNPFETEQLVLCSLDFLLQHEKTQQQAIDAGWDMLVVDEAHHLHWSEQQSGPDYQLVEQLASVSDGLLLLTATPEQVGIDSHFARLRLLDPAKFQSLSEFKVQEEGYQKLNELLQPLLDQPQSITEHDTQAILSPYFSDGEFDKILADHDGTEQQLVDTLVAKLLDRHGTGRVQFRNTRAAIKGFPERQLHSYPLECPALYDDNLNQWGIEGLYPEIDFDPDEWITADPRVDWLIDFYKQHKNEKVLVICANAQTALDLESHLQLRAGIRSAAFFEGLTIIERDRAAAYFADFEGGAQTLVCSEIGSEGRNFQFARHLVLFDLPLNPDLLEQRIGRLDRIGQQHTIQIHAPYLLDSAQEVLFNWYHQGLDLFQQSFSGGFSLFERFEERLLSQMTLPTEDLPQLLTETRAAMEETKRQLQQGRDRLLEINSCNRPRAEQIIEAIDAFDDSFELQIYLEKLFDQYGVEYDYHSEGAQTLHAGENMYCSHFPGLNEDGNTITYDRDVALSREDFDFLNWEHPMVTESMEMVLSSELGNAAIATMNVKGLPPATILLECLFTVNAIAPKSLQLGRFLPAQPIRVLIDNTGKVLTEALKLEGLSKLCKKIPKTTAHAVIKQIQPDVEKMLKRAAELAKQQLPERSESAQQAIRQQLGAEVDRLQALQQINGGIRHAEIDFLRNQLAAGSEAIEHANIELQAMRVVINT; this is translated from the coding sequence ATGATGCAATTTGTTATTGGCCAACGCTGGATTAGTCACTCCGAAGCCAAGCTCGGTCTCGGTTTTATCAAAGAAATTCACGACCGCCAACTCATCGTCAGCTTCCCGGCTGCCGCCGAAGAACGCATTTACGCCGCGCACAGCGCCCCGCTCAGCCGTATTCGCTACAAGGTTGGCGATAGCATCTGCGATCTCGACGAGCAACACTTTACCGTCACCGGCGTCTCTGAAGATGCCGGACTGATCAGCTATTCTGTCGTCGATAGCGACGACCAAGCCAGCGAGCTCGATGAATTAGAGCTCAGCTGCTTTATTGCCTTTACTACGCCACAGCAACGCCTTTTCAGCGGTCAGTTCGACCGTAATGGCGCCTATATGTTGCGTGCGGCCACGTTAGAGCATATTGCACGACTACAACAATCGCCAGTACAAGGCCTATTGGGCTCGCGTACCAGCCTGCTACCGCACCAGCTGTACATCGCCAGCGAAGTTGCCAGCCGTTATGCGCCACGGGTATTACTCGCAGATGAAGTCGGCCTAGGCAAGACGATCGAGGCCGGCATGATCCTCCATCAACAACTGCATACGGGGCTCGCCAGCCGTATCCTTATCACCGTGCCCGATACTTTAATGCATCAATGGCTCGTTGAAATGCTGCGACGCTTTAACCTGCGCTTCTCCATCTTTAACCAAGAACGCTACGATGCGCTGCGCGAGGCTGGTGAAGGCAACCCCTTCGAGACCGAACAGCTGGTCCTCTGTAGCCTCGACTTTCTCCTACAGCACGAAAAAACCCAACAGCAAGCCATCGACGCCGGCTGGGATATGCTGGTGGTTGACGAGGCTCATCACCTACATTGGTCCGAGCAGCAGAGCGGCCCCGACTACCAACTGGTCGAGCAACTTGCCAGCGTCAGCGATGGACTATTGCTGCTGACGGCTACCCCTGAGCAGGTCGGTATCGATAGCCACTTCGCCCGTCTACGTCTACTCGACCCCGCTAAGTTTCAGAGTCTGAGCGAATTCAAAGTACAAGAAGAGGGCTACCAAAAGCTCAACGAGCTGTTACAGCCACTGCTTGATCAGCCGCAATCAATTACTGAGCACGACACGCAAGCAATACTGAGCCCCTATTTCAGCGACGGCGAATTCGACAAAATACTCGCCGACCATGACGGCACCGAGCAACAATTGGTCGATACGCTAGTGGCAAAGTTACTCGACCGACACGGCACAGGCCGCGTGCAGTTTCGCAACACCCGCGCCGCCATCAAGGGCTTCCCCGAGCGCCAGCTACACAGCTACCCACTGGAATGCCCTGCGCTCTACGACGATAATTTAAACCAATGGGGAATCGAGGGACTCTACCCCGAGATCGATTTCGATCCCGATGAGTGGATTACCGCCGATCCCCGCGTCGACTGGCTGATCGATTTTTACAAGCAGCACAAGAATGAAAAAGTCTTGGTGATCTGTGCCAACGCCCAGACTGCGCTCGACCTAGAGAGCCACCTGCAACTGCGCGCAGGAATCCGCAGCGCCGCCTTCTTCGAGGGGCTGACCATCATCGAGCGCGATCGCGCTGCGGCCTATTTCGCCGATTTTGAAGGCGGGGCGCAGACCCTGGTTTGCTCCGAAATTGGCAGTGAAGGGCGCAACTTCCAGTTTGCTCGCCACTTAGTGCTTTTCGACTTACCACTAAACCCCGATCTACTGGAACAGCGTATCGGTCGTCTCGACCGCATTGGTCAACAGCATACCATTCAGATTCACGCCCCCTACCTGCTCGACAGCGCGCAAGAGGTCCTGTTCAACTGGTACCACCAGGGGCTGGACCTATTCCAGCAGAGCTTCTCCGGTGGCTTTTCACTCTTCGAACGCTTCGAGGAGCGGTTGCTCAGCCAAATGACCCTGCCCACTGAGGACCTGCCACAGCTGCTGACAGAAACCCGTGCGGCCATGGAAGAAACCAAGCGACAGCTACAGCAGGGCCGTGACCGACTGCTGGAGATCAACTCCTGTAATCGACCGCGCGCAGAGCAAATTATTGAAGCCATCGATGCCTTTGATGACAGCTTTGAGCTACAAATTTATCTGGAGAAGCTCTTCGACCAGTATGGCGTCGAGTACGACTACCACAGTGAGGGAGCGCAGACGCTGCACGCCGGCGAGAACATGTACTGCAGCCACTTTCCCGGCCTCAACGAAGACGGCAACACCATCACCTATGACCGAGATGTCGCCCTGAGTCGTGAAGACTTCGACTTCCTCAACTGGGAGCATCCGATGGTGACCGAAAGCATGGAGATGGTGCTCTCTTCCGAGCTCGGCAACGCCGCCATCGCAACGATGAATGTAAAGGGGCTACCGCCGGCGACCATCCTGCTCGAGTGCCTATTCACCGTCAACGCCATCGCGCCAAAGTCACTACAACTTGGTCGCTTCCTGCCTGCGCAGCCCATTCGTGTGCTCATCGACAACACCGGTAAGGTACTCACTGAGGCACTTAAGCTGGAGGGCTTAAGTAAGCTGTGTAAGAAGATCCCCAAGACCACCGCCCACGCCGTCATCAAACAGATACAACCCGATGTCGAGAAGATGCTCAAGCGTGCCGCCGAGCTCGCGAAGCAACAGCTGCCAGAGCGTAGTGAAAGCGCTCAGCAGGCAATACGTCAGCAGCTCGGCGCGGAGGTTGACCGACTACAAGCGCTACAACAGATCAATGGCGGCATTCGTCACGCTGAGATCGACTTCCTGCGCAACCAGCTCGCCGCCGGCAGCGAGGCCATTGAGCATGCCAACATTGAGCTACAGGCGATGCGCGTAGTCATCAACACCTAA
- a CDS encoding class GN sortase gives MLAMKRAKAAWQDRRRLFARVLVVVLMVVAALQLSSGLYIQLKAVLAQHLIAHSWQQSLQQGGAAVKPWRWADTWPVARLQFPEHKVDLYVLEGSEGNSLAFGPGHMTASSAVGEGGTSVIAGHRDTHFHFFRNIVIGDQVQVTDKHGVVHYYRVERAEIVDSREATIGLNADVDQLLMVTCFPFDGINITTLRYQLVAKPVTT, from the coding sequence ATGTTGGCGATGAAGCGAGCTAAAGCGGCCTGGCAAGACCGCCGGCGGCTATTTGCTCGCGTTCTTGTCGTCGTGTTGATGGTCGTAGCGGCATTGCAGCTTAGCTCTGGGCTCTACATTCAACTCAAGGCAGTGCTGGCGCAGCATTTGATCGCCCACAGCTGGCAGCAAAGCTTGCAGCAGGGAGGGGCGGCAGTAAAGCCGTGGCGCTGGGCAGATACCTGGCCGGTGGCAAGACTACAATTTCCAGAGCACAAAGTAGATCTTTATGTGCTGGAGGGGAGTGAGGGAAATAGCCTCGCCTTCGGCCCCGGGCATATGACGGCGAGTAGTGCCGTAGGAGAAGGTGGGACGAGTGTCATTGCGGGACACAGAGACACGCACTTTCATTTTTTTAGAAACATTGTGATTGGTGATCAAGTGCAAGTAACGGATAAGCATGGGGTGGTACATTACTACCGGGTTGAGCGGGCAGAGATAGTCGATAGTCGCGAGGCGACAATTGGGTTAAACGCTGACGTAGATCAACTGCTTATGGTGACCTGTTTCCCTTTTGATGGTATCAATATAACAACGCTGAGGTATCAGCTTGTCGCAAAGCCGGTGACGACTTAA
- a CDS encoding marine proteobacterial sortase target protein, whose amino-acid sequence MSIQPANSRLPKQSLILSPVLRAEVPCMFRPMWRTAVWRRQVKLPSIRDNYYVVKRRRSNYLRLAALLVFVLGLLMVAVSHAAESEAGAIKERRIDDVEAGELLLQGADQPGYRPALLLSSAVDFQVNGMVAKVVLKQRFRNSSEQWLEGVYVFPLPDRAAVNYLKATVGDRVIEAEVKEKGEAKAIYQRAKQQGRLAAMTEQQRPNLFTNKIANIAPGETVEVEMHYLQTVGYDSGRFSLRFPMTITPRYIPGAPLPVEKSESHVVIAEPTPLAIDSAVGWAMNTDQVADAQSITPYMAPAIRRDGSVRNPISITASINAGLPLASVDSGYHAIVVKRQENHYQLSLAAGRVAMDRDFELSWQPTVGQAPKAAIFSETLPAARRTGDSDTLSSPQRFISLMLMPPQSQQRLRVPKETVYIIDTSGSMGGESIRQARRSLLLAIDRLAMGDRFNIIEFNSVTRPLFKRSRAVDADSLASARRFVSGLSATGGTEMAPALAYALSKNGGAEGYLRRVVFITDGAVGNEEALLQQIERSLGDNRLFTVAIGSAPNAYFMHKVAQLGRGSFTQVASVDEVDEKMSILFRRLETPLVTDVKLTWPAGVVAESYPQRLPDLYAGQPLLVKSKLSGREFAVHDQLQVSGIVDGKSWRQRIDVSQLGAAESKAGSGISTLWAREKIAELMDAKRRGEDPQEVRERVVDIALNHQLVTKYTSLIAVERHVVRAGDKPLRTAGVANNMPKGSDLVQRQVSYPKTATPMYRQLLFGAALLLLALMIQWWLNKAAAVTRHDSGGV is encoded by the coding sequence ATGAGCATACAGCCCGCGAACTCACGACTGCCCAAACAGTCGCTAATTCTTTCTCCCGTTCTCCGCGCCGAGGTACCGTGCATGTTCCGGCCCATGTGGCGTACGGCTGTATGGCGGCGTCAGGTTAAGCTGCCGTCCATTCGTGATAATTATTACGTGGTGAAGCGTCGTCGGAGTAACTACTTGCGGTTAGCGGCGCTATTGGTCTTTGTCCTGGGTTTACTGATGGTGGCAGTATCGCATGCGGCAGAGAGCGAGGCGGGGGCGATCAAAGAGCGGCGTATCGACGATGTTGAGGCGGGTGAGTTATTGCTGCAGGGAGCCGACCAACCTGGTTACCGCCCTGCGCTGCTGTTGTCCAGTGCGGTGGACTTTCAGGTCAACGGCATGGTTGCCAAGGTGGTGTTAAAACAGCGTTTTCGCAATAGTAGCGAGCAATGGTTGGAAGGGGTGTATGTCTTTCCGTTGCCGGATCGTGCGGCGGTCAACTACCTCAAAGCAACCGTCGGCGATCGTGTGATCGAGGCGGAGGTGAAAGAGAAGGGTGAGGCAAAAGCGATCTATCAGCGTGCGAAACAACAGGGGCGCTTGGCGGCGATGACAGAGCAGCAGCGCCCCAATTTATTCACCAATAAAATAGCGAATATTGCGCCGGGTGAGACGGTCGAGGTGGAGATGCATTATTTGCAGACGGTCGGGTATGACTCGGGGCGTTTTTCGCTGCGTTTCCCTATGACGATTACACCGCGCTATATCCCGGGGGCGCCGCTACCGGTGGAGAAGAGCGAGAGCCATGTTGTAATAGCAGAGCCTACACCATTGGCTATCGATAGTGCCGTGGGTTGGGCGATGAATACGGATCAAGTGGCAGATGCGCAGAGTATTACACCTTACATGGCTCCGGCGATACGTCGTGATGGCAGTGTGCGCAACCCGATCTCGATAACGGCATCGATTAATGCGGGGCTGCCATTAGCGAGTGTTGATAGTGGTTATCATGCCATTGTGGTGAAGCGACAAGAAAACCATTACCAGCTATCCCTAGCGGCAGGCCGTGTCGCTATGGATCGAGATTTTGAATTGAGTTGGCAGCCGACTGTCGGTCAGGCACCAAAGGCGGCGATCTTCTCGGAGACACTACCGGCAGCTCGCCGAACCGGAGACAGCGATACTCTGTCATCGCCACAGCGATTTATTTCGCTAATGTTAATGCCGCCACAGTCGCAGCAGCGCTTACGCGTGCCCAAGGAAACGGTTTATATTATCGATACCTCGGGTTCGATGGGGGGGGAGTCTATTCGTCAGGCACGGCGCAGTCTGCTGCTGGCGATCGATCGGCTTGCGATGGGGGATCGTTTCAATATTATCGAATTTAACAGCGTTACTCGACCGCTGTTCAAGCGCTCTCGGGCGGTGGATGCCGACAGCCTTGCGAGTGCGCGACGTTTTGTCAGCGGCTTGTCTGCTACAGGGGGAACGGAGATGGCGCCGGCGCTGGCTTATGCGTTATCGAAGAATGGGGGAGCGGAGGGATACCTTCGACGCGTGGTGTTTATTACCGACGGCGCGGTTGGTAACGAGGAGGCATTGTTACAGCAGATTGAGCGGAGTCTCGGTGACAATAGACTGTTTACCGTGGCTATCGGTAGTGCACCGAATGCGTACTTCATGCATAAGGTGGCGCAGCTCGGTCGCGGCAGTTTTACTCAGGTGGCGAGTGTCGACGAGGTGGATGAAAAGATGTCGATATTATTTCGTCGGCTGGAAACACCACTGGTCACCGACGTAAAACTGACATGGCCCGCCGGTGTTGTCGCGGAAAGTTATCCACAGCGTTTGCCGGACTTATATGCGGGGCAGCCGTTATTGGTTAAGAGCAAGTTGTCGGGCAGGGAGTTTGCCGTACATGATCAGTTGCAGGTGAGCGGTATCGTCGACGGTAAATCCTGGCGACAGCGCATTGATGTCAGCCAGTTAGGTGCTGCGGAGAGTAAGGCTGGCAGCGGTATTTCGACGCTGTGGGCTAGGGAGAAAATTGCCGAATTGATGGATGCCAAGCGTCGTGGCGAAGACCCACAAGAGGTGCGTGAGCGAGTCGTCGATATCGCTTTGAACCATCAGCTGGTGACAAAATATACCAGCTTGATTGCGGTTGAGCGGCATGTCGTTCGGGCGGGCGACAAGCCGTTACGCACAGCGGGGGTGGCGAATAACATGCCCAAGGGGAGTGATCTTGTGCAACGGCAGGTTAGTTACCCGAAGACAGCCACGCCGATGTATCGACAGTTACTGTTCGGCGCCGCCTTGTTGTTGTTGGCGTTGATGATTCAGTGGTGGCTAAACAAGGCCGCAGCAGTAACTCGGCACGACAGCGGTGGCGTTTAA
- the pdsR gene encoding proteobacterial dedicated sortase system response regulator: MAKHIAIVEDETIIAQNYRDAFEKTGYRVSLFADRATALAALSTQLPDLAVIDVGLGDDIEGGFELCRELRALSSTLPIIFLTARDSEIDVISGLRLGADDYLTKDISLPQMLARVTALLRRIEALKQPIDQRQSIEHGELSIDEQRMTVQWRQQTVELTVTEFWICHALAQRPGHVKSRAQLMEAANVVLDDNTITSHVKRIRKKFQHLDSNFNCIETAYGMGYRWRV, from the coding sequence ATGGCCAAACATATTGCTATCGTCGAAGACGAGACCATCATCGCGCAAAATTATCGAGACGCTTTTGAGAAAACAGGCTATCGCGTCAGCCTGTTTGCCGATCGCGCCACAGCCCTCGCCGCCCTGAGCACTCAGCTGCCTGATTTAGCCGTCATCGATGTCGGCCTCGGTGACGATATTGAGGGAGGCTTCGAGCTCTGTCGTGAGCTGCGAGCACTGTCGTCGACTCTGCCCATCATTTTCCTCACCGCTCGGGATAGCGAGATTGATGTTATCTCTGGCCTACGCTTGGGGGCCGACGACTACCTTACCAAGGATATTAGCCTACCGCAGATGCTCGCCAGGGTCACTGCACTACTGCGACGTATCGAGGCGCTAAAACAGCCTATCGATCAACGCCAAAGCATTGAGCACGGCGAGCTATCGATCGACGAACAACGCATGACGGTACAGTGGCGACAGCAGACTGTTGAATTAACAGTCACCGAGTTCTGGATCTGCCACGCCTTGGCGCAGCGTCCTGGACATGTAAAAAGCCGCGCGCAACTAATGGAGGCGGCCAACGTGGTGCTCGATGACAATACCATCACCAGTCACGTAAAACGTATCCGCAAAAAATTTCAGCATCTCGACAGCAACTTCAACTGCATCGAAACCGCCTACGGCATGGGGTATCGCTGGCGTGTTTAA